One stretch of Rana temporaria chromosome 10, aRanTem1.1, whole genome shotgun sequence DNA includes these proteins:
- the LOC120916311 gene encoding phospholipase A2 inhibitor subunit gamma B-like: MIYHLGINEPVSFPVDFSLLSSAMNSFLAAVCLISGLVTPGCALVCTEGVSSDPSSTGNNVTCSSDLVCISLYQSIYPEPNPMNYFIRGCGEKSICGKSGVMDLRVRKERFSATCCESDYCTPPPPVLPSLHYNENGKSCPFCDPNEGLDCIANKNVSCTGDEDQCALYIVEVSAGPNREASTRGCASKRFCDQGSWKMELEGVTKKVTVKCGASTALCSILTLLILAAASLISNVL; the protein is encoded by the exons ATGATTTATCACCTTGGTATAAATGAGCCTGTATCATTTCCGGTGGATTTTTCCCTATTATCTTCCGCCATGAATTCCTTCCTCGCAGCCGTGTGCCTCATTTCAGGTCTTGTGACACCGG GTTGCGCCCTCGTCTGTACGGAGGGTGTAAGCTCAGATCCCTCGTCCACCGGTAACAACGTAACCTGCTCTTCTGACCTTGTTTGCATATCTCTATATCAATCTATATATCCAG aaccgAATCCAATGAACTATTTCATCAGAGGCTGTGGAGAAAAGAGCATCTGTGGAAAATCTGGAGTGATGGATCTCCGAGTCAGAAAAGAGAGATTCAGCGCCACCTGCTGTGAATCAGACTACTGCACACCGCCCCCTCCTGTCT TGCCATCTTTGCATTACAATGAGAACGGTAAAAGCTGCCCATTCTGTGACCCCAACGAAGGTTTGGACTGTATAGCCAATAAAAACGTGTCTTGCACAGGGGATGAGGATCAGTGTGCGTTATACATCGTAGAAGTGTCGg CCGGACCAAACAGGGAAGCATCTACACGTGGTTGTGCCTCGAAACGTTTCTGCGACCAGGGATCCTGGAAGATGGAATTAGAAGGCGTTACGAAGAAAGTGACCGTGAAATGCGGCGCCAGCACAGCGTTATGTTCTATCCTAACACTACTAATATTGGCTGCGGCCTCATTGATATCAAATGTCTTGTag